One stretch of Pomacea canaliculata isolate SZHN2017 linkage group LG11, ASM307304v1, whole genome shotgun sequence DNA includes these proteins:
- the LOC112575411 gene encoding uncharacterized protein LOC112575411 produces MSELSQGYRIKNFQTLSNKLLTRVPGLHLWAASCFHQYTPAGWQVEYLTRPLRSPQAVVREVEQDEMITKYRYVHPYSDRGVSDHTDGPPVTRLYHRGQGHSRYFPGDCVMCGREVASFLHSLRVGVTGRSTTTSTTLTSTSCGTTPCLQWRDVLVLYWCHFSDESGMVIGLQEAGIPVRVMTDDDVEDVATARSDVVWVTHGRRVRGLERKVVVCVENPDYDLHRSELYLGQYHFTSARLDVMSRCTSQLVIVSPVAARY; encoded by the exons TCAGGGTTACAGAATCAAGAACTTTCAGACTTTGTCtaacaagctgctgacacgagttcctggtctccatctgtgggcggcaagttgtttccatcaATAcacacccgccggctggcaagtggaatatttaaccagacccctccgctctccacaggccgtcgtcagggaagtcgagcaggacgagaTGATCACTAAATACCGTTATGTCCACCCGTACAGTGACCGAGGTGtgtccgaccacacagacggcccgccagtcacacgactgtatcatcgaggtcagggtcactcacgTTACTTCCCAGGTGACTGTGTGatgtgcggtcgtgaggtggccagcttcctacacagtctccgtgttggtgttacag ggagaagcacaacaacatctacaacattgacctctaccagctgcggcacaacaccctgtctacagtggagagacgtgttGGTGTTGTACTGGTGTCACTTTAGTGATGAGTCGGGTATGGTGataggactgcaagaagcgggtatcccagtgcgggtgatgacgGACGATGAcgtcgaggacgtggccacggcccgcagtgacgtggtgtgggtgacgcaTGGAcgtcgtgttcgtggtctggagagaaaagtcgtcgtgtgtgtgGAGAACCCTGATTACGATTTACATAGATCTGAGTTGTATTTAGGACAATACCACTTTACCTCTGCCCGACTTGAcgtcatgtcccgctgtacgtcacaacttgtgattgtctcccccgTAGCCGCTAGATattga
- the LOC112574706 gene encoding uncharacterized protein LOC112574706, which translates to MSVTGNTSRPSVKSLLGTEVPRLHLWAASCYTNNCPPGWQVEYLTRPLRSPPAIVREIKKDTVITKGLSIKKYSERGVPDHTDGPPVTRVRHGEGHSGDLPGNCVTCGREVASFLHSLRVGVTENNESTTVNTVTSTTGGTTPCLQWRDVLVLNWDYFSDSPGIVTGLQQAGIPVRVMNDDDIEDLATARSDVVWVAGGECVRGLERKVVVCVQYDIRSLFGDVTRSLSSRLNARSRSASFHAISRCTSQLVIVW; encoded by the exons atgtctgtgaCAGGAAACACATCCAGACCTTCTGTGAAAAGTTTGCTGGGCACTGaggttcctcgtctccatctgtgggcggcaagttgttacacTAACAACTGTCCccccggctggcaagtggaatatttaaccagacctcTCCGCTCTCCACCCGCTATTGTCAGGGAAATCAAGAAAGATACGGTTATCACTAAAGGTCTTAGTATCAAGAaatacagtgagcgaggtgtgcccgaccacacagacggcccgccagtcacacgagtGCGTCACGGTgagggtcactcaggtgacttGCCAGGtaactgtgtgacgtgcggtcgtgaggtggccagcttcctacacagtctccgtgttggtgttacag AGAATAATGAgtcgacaacagtaaacaccGTCACTTCAACAACTGGCGGCAcaacaccctgtctacagtggagagacgtgctggtgttgaacTGGGATTACTTTAGTGACAGCCCAGGTATTGTCACAGGACTACAacaagcgggtatcccagtgcgggtgatgaatgatgatgacatcgaggacttggccacggcccgcagtgacgtggtgtgggtggcgggtggagagtgtgttcgtggtctggagagaaaagttgtcGTGTGTGTTCAGTACGATATTCGGTCCCtgtttggtgacgtcacaagatCTCTGTCTTCAAGACTTAACGCTCGTTCTAGATCTGCCAGTTTCCACGCCATATCCCGGTGTACATCACAACTCGTGATTGTGTGGTAG